In Microbacterium sp. AB, a single genomic region encodes these proteins:
- the smc gene encoding chromosome segregation protein SMC gives MHLKSLTLKGFKSFAQPTSFALEPGVTAIVGPNGSGKSNVVDALAWVMGEQGAKTLRGGKMEDVIFAGTATRGPLGRAEVQLTIDNADGALPIEYSEVTISRTLFRNGQSEYAINGESCRLLDVQELLSDSGLGREMHVIVGQGRLDTVLQASPEERRGFVEEAAGILKHRRRKEKTVRKLEAMEQNLTRLSDLAGEIRRQLKPLGRQAEIAREAQTIAAVVRDAKARLFADDVVQLRRVLSDHARDEQERHTERLVLQEQADGVKARIAALEREQNAEAVDDARRVLFGLEQVQERLRGLYTLANQRLALLGADDDGTGPQVTVTQSVIDEARAEIVEIGDGAGAAQDVVQAASREVVAARAELDALDADIAEQSALVSAHDMRLTTLRGAAEAAQQTLAAVRGAVLRQQNALDAANERRVRATEAFESLEDVAVSAGVAAELQAAYEEAQRQAADAEAALEGLREGHRAAEREADALAAKVSALGSALDVRNGAAELIARGGRGIRGLVGESVQVEPGFEAAVAAVLGPLAEGLLVEDADAAYAAAREADDVGVVDVVIADAPVPSAAPVARPGLTAAGDVVTAPDGVIGLLARVVVVDDLDAARDAFASADEDLLSLTVVTRAGEVGTAQTLRAGSGGERSRLELQAERDAAAARLAEVQATVEDLGGQRQDANERLQSARRATKERLQELRAHDAQLAQHAEHVNKVTVRHEAAIAECERLETGLAQATAAVTDAETKATSARAELDRALVQPRPILDASARDGLLAALESAREGEMAARLEVETLRERVRAAQARVAGLERQREREQTAAEQAARRAVVRRAQREIAEGVADELPALLDSVDRSVTQARVALAEAESARSAVSAELRELRQQEGRLRERLTGLTESVHGIELQIHEKKLHLTSLLERVSSELGLAEDILVAEYGPDQPVPGDAPDAEASDDEPAAVPYDRRAQERRLRDAERKLSQLGRVNPLALEEFAALEQRHRFLTEQLDDLVQTRKDLMTIIADLDERMQTIFAAAFEDTKTAFHEVFPILFPGGTGSIALTNPDDMLTTGIEVAVRPVGKKIERLSLLSGGERSLAAVALLTAIFKARPSPFYILDEVEAALDDANLGRLLGVFEQLRESSQLIVITHQKRTMEIADALYGVSMRQDGVSAVVGQRINERAAS, from the coding sequence ATGCACTTGAAGAGCCTCACGCTCAAGGGCTTCAAATCCTTCGCGCAGCCGACGTCGTTCGCCCTCGAGCCCGGGGTCACCGCGATCGTCGGCCCGAACGGATCCGGCAAGTCGAACGTCGTCGACGCCCTCGCATGGGTCATGGGGGAGCAGGGGGCGAAGACCCTTCGCGGAGGCAAGATGGAGGACGTCATCTTCGCCGGCACCGCGACGCGCGGGCCCCTCGGGCGCGCCGAGGTGCAGCTGACGATCGACAACGCCGACGGCGCGCTGCCGATCGAGTACAGCGAGGTGACGATCAGCCGCACGCTGTTCCGCAACGGACAGAGCGAGTATGCGATCAACGGCGAGTCATGCCGTCTCCTCGACGTGCAGGAGCTGCTGAGCGACTCGGGCCTCGGGCGGGAGATGCACGTCATCGTCGGGCAGGGACGCCTGGACACGGTGCTGCAGGCCTCGCCGGAGGAGCGGCGCGGCTTCGTCGAGGAGGCGGCCGGCATCCTCAAGCACCGCCGCCGCAAGGAGAAGACGGTTCGCAAGCTCGAGGCGATGGAGCAGAACCTCACGCGTCTGAGCGATCTCGCCGGCGAGATCCGGCGCCAGCTGAAGCCGCTGGGGCGTCAGGCCGAGATCGCGCGCGAGGCGCAGACGATCGCCGCCGTCGTGCGCGACGCGAAGGCGAGGCTGTTCGCCGACGACGTGGTGCAGCTGCGGCGCGTGCTGTCGGATCACGCACGCGACGAGCAGGAGCGGCACACCGAGCGCCTCGTCCTGCAGGAGCAGGCGGACGGAGTGAAGGCGCGCATCGCGGCGCTCGAGCGGGAGCAGAACGCGGAGGCCGTCGACGACGCCCGGCGCGTGCTCTTCGGGCTCGAGCAGGTGCAGGAGCGCCTGCGCGGGCTGTACACGCTCGCGAACCAGCGCCTCGCCCTGCTCGGAGCGGACGACGACGGCACCGGTCCGCAGGTCACGGTCACCCAGAGCGTCATCGACGAGGCGCGCGCGGAGATCGTCGAGATCGGCGACGGCGCCGGCGCGGCGCAGGACGTCGTCCAGGCGGCCTCGCGCGAGGTCGTCGCCGCCCGCGCCGAGCTCGACGCCCTCGACGCCGACATCGCGGAGCAGAGCGCCCTCGTGTCGGCGCACGACATGCGGCTGACGACGCTCCGCGGCGCGGCGGAGGCCGCGCAGCAGACGCTCGCGGCGGTGCGCGGAGCGGTGCTGCGCCAGCAGAACGCCCTCGACGCTGCGAACGAGCGCCGTGTGCGGGCGACCGAGGCCTTCGAGTCGCTCGAGGACGTCGCCGTCTCGGCGGGCGTGGCCGCCGAGCTGCAGGCCGCCTACGAGGAGGCGCAGCGGCAGGCCGCCGACGCCGAGGCCGCGCTCGAGGGGCTTCGCGAGGGCCACCGGGCCGCCGAACGCGAGGCGGACGCCCTCGCGGCGAAGGTCTCGGCGCTCGGCAGCGCGCTCGACGTCAGGAACGGGGCGGCCGAGCTCATCGCGCGGGGCGGGAGGGGCATCCGCGGCCTCGTCGGGGAGAGCGTGCAGGTCGAGCCCGGTTTCGAGGCGGCCGTCGCCGCGGTGCTCGGGCCCCTCGCCGAAGGGCTGCTCGTCGAGGACGCCGATGCGGCATACGCCGCAGCGCGCGAGGCGGACGACGTCGGCGTCGTCGACGTCGTCATCGCGGACGCCCCCGTCCCGTCCGCGGCGCCGGTCGCGCGGCCGGGCCTCACGGCGGCGGGAGACGTCGTCACGGCTCCGGACGGCGTGATCGGCCTGCTCGCGCGCGTCGTCGTCGTCGACGACCTCGACGCCGCGCGCGACGCGTTCGCCTCCGCGGACGAGGATCTGCTCTCGCTCACCGTCGTGACGCGCGCCGGAGAGGTCGGCACGGCGCAAACCCTCCGTGCCGGCTCGGGCGGCGAACGGTCGCGCCTCGAGCTCCAGGCCGAGCGAGATGCCGCTGCCGCGCGTCTCGCGGAGGTGCAGGCGACGGTGGAGGATCTCGGCGGGCAGCGGCAGGACGCGAACGAGCGGCTGCAGAGCGCGCGACGCGCGACGAAGGAGCGCCTGCAGGAGCTGCGCGCCCACGACGCGCAGCTGGCGCAGCACGCCGAGCACGTGAACAAGGTCACGGTCCGCCACGAGGCGGCCATCGCGGAGTGCGAGCGCCTGGAGACCGGACTGGCGCAGGCGACGGCCGCGGTGACCGACGCCGAGACGAAGGCGACCTCCGCCCGGGCGGAGCTCGACCGCGCGCTCGTGCAGCCGCGCCCGATCCTGGACGCGTCCGCGCGCGACGGACTGCTCGCCGCGCTCGAGTCGGCGCGGGAGGGCGAGATGGCTGCACGCCTGGAGGTCGAGACGCTCCGCGAGCGGGTCCGGGCGGCGCAGGCGCGGGTCGCGGGACTGGAACGTCAGCGCGAGCGCGAGCAGACCGCGGCGGAGCAGGCCGCGCGGCGCGCGGTCGTGCGCCGCGCGCAGCGGGAGATCGCCGAGGGCGTCGCGGACGAGCTCCCCGCCCTCCTGGACTCCGTGGACCGCTCGGTCACGCAGGCCAGGGTCGCGCTGGCCGAGGCGGAGAGCGCGCGCTCGGCCGTGTCGGCCGAGCTGCGCGAGCTGCGTCAGCAGGAGGGGCGCCTCCGCGAGCGCCTCACGGGTCTCACCGAGAGCGTGCACGGGATCGAGCTCCAGATCCACGAGAAGAAGCTCCACCTCACGAGCCTGCTGGAGCGCGTCTCGAGCGAGCTCGGCCTCGCCGAGGACATCCTCGTCGCCGAGTACGGTCCCGATCAGCCGGTGCCGGGCGACGCCCCCGACGCCGAGGCGTCCGACGACGAACCGGCCGCCGTGCCGTACGACCGGAGGGCGCAGGAGCGCCGGCTGCGCGACGCGGAGCGCAAGCTGTCGCAGCTCGGCCGTGTCAATCCGCTCGCGCTCGAGGAGTTCGCCGCGCTCGAGCAGCGGCACAGGTTCCTCACCGAGCAGCTCGACGACCTCGTCCAGACCCGCAAGGACCTGATGACGATCATCGCCGATCTCGACGAGCGCATGCAGACGATCTTCGCCGCCGCGTTCGAGGACACGAAGACGGCGTTCCACGAGGTGTTCCCGATCCTCTTCCCCGGCGGCACCGGCAGCATCGCCCTGACGAATCCCGACGACATGCTCACGACCGGCATCGAGGTCGCCGTCCGCCCCGTCGGCAAGAAGATCGAGCGCCTCTCGCTGCTGTCGGGCGGAGAGCGCTCGCTCGCCGCGGTCGCGCTCCTCACCGCGATCTTCAAGGCGCGGCCGAGCCCGTTCTACATCCTCGACGAGGTCGAGGCCGCCCTCGACGACGCCAACCTCGGCCGCCTGCTCGGCGTCTTCGAGCAGCTGCGGGAGTCGAGTCAGCTCATCGTCATCACGCATCAGAAGCGCACGATGGAGATCGCCGACGCGCTCTACGGCGTCTCGATGCGCCAGGACGGCGTCTCCGCGGTCGTGGGCCAGCGGATCAACGAGCGCGCCGCGTCGTGA
- a CDS encoding GNAT family N-acetyltransferase: MPLTVEPLHLPETVDAGDAGDYVAFVRASNALWQHDSGTDLFREDAAERLVGLRDTTYVEKIGVVARRGDRPVGFGLLAYSRTTRRNANADVVVAPEHRDRAVEDAILAELERIARARGRSALLSFGFTTVDDGGRRLPSPTGFGSVPLDAWQTRFFQRNGFALGQVERASTFDLDGSFDETDALLDAALAKAGPDYTPVWWRIPTPEEHIDGYVAAVARMDTDPPSGDLEPEQDVWTARRVRAREDLMLRGGQTKAVTAVVHEPTGTIAAFNELVIGADRARPTENHDTLVMPEHRGRRLGTIVKCLGLRHWRELVPESPVVETFNAEENRYMLDVNEAVGFRPAAYSGEWRKELS, translated from the coding sequence ATGCCCCTCACCGTCGAACCCCTTCACCTGCCCGAGACCGTCGACGCCGGCGACGCCGGCGACTACGTCGCGTTCGTGCGCGCCTCGAACGCCCTCTGGCAGCACGACTCCGGCACCGACCTGTTCCGCGAGGACGCGGCGGAGCGGCTCGTCGGCCTGCGGGACACCACGTACGTCGAGAAGATCGGCGTCGTCGCGCGACGCGGCGACCGGCCCGTCGGCTTCGGCCTCCTCGCCTACTCGCGCACGACGCGCCGCAATGCGAACGCCGACGTCGTCGTCGCCCCCGAGCACCGCGACCGTGCCGTGGAGGATGCGATCCTCGCGGAGCTCGAGCGGATCGCGCGGGCGCGCGGACGTTCCGCCCTGCTGTCCTTCGGCTTCACGACCGTCGACGACGGTGGCCGACGCCTGCCGTCGCCCACCGGGTTCGGCTCCGTGCCGCTCGACGCGTGGCAGACGCGATTCTTCCAGCGGAACGGCTTCGCGCTGGGCCAGGTCGAGCGTGCGAGCACGTTCGACCTCGACGGGTCGTTCGACGAGACCGATGCGCTCCTCGACGCCGCCCTCGCCAAGGCCGGGCCCGACTACACCCCGGTGTGGTGGCGCATCCCGACGCCCGAGGAGCACATCGACGGCTACGTCGCCGCCGTCGCACGCATGGACACCGATCCGCCGAGCGGCGACCTCGAGCCCGAGCAGGACGTCTGGACGGCACGGCGCGTCCGCGCCCGCGAGGACCTCATGCTCCGCGGCGGCCAGACGAAGGCGGTGACGGCCGTCGTCCACGAGCCGACCGGCACGATCGCCGCGTTCAACGAGCTCGTGATCGGCGCCGACCGCGCGCGCCCGACGGAGAACCACGACACGCTCGTCATGCCCGAGCACAGGGGGCGCCGGCTGGGCACGATCGTGAAGTGCCTCGGACTGCGCCACTGGCGGGAGCTCGTCCCCGAGTCGCCCGTCGTCGAGACCTTCAACGCGGAGGAGAACCGCTACATGCTCGACGTCAACGAGGCCGTGGGGTTCCGACCCGCCGCGTACTCGGGCGAGTGGCGAAAGGAGCTGTCATGA
- a CDS encoding GNAT family N-acetyltransferase translates to MTWTIDPLRVPAALDDADAQDFREFWRIGNEAWRRDTGTDVNDDDAADVLERWREETYRTHAGLVAREGGRVIAAGSLEIEKTVARTAEIDVSVAAGHERTGVADALLAAVEGLAREHGRSVLQTWTGHRPDAGAERLVPPTGAGAIPAHDPPTERMVRAGYALRQVERNSVFDLHGSYDAVDRLLESAVAKAGPDYRVVWWSGPVPDRYADGYARAVSRMSTDVPAGDMVTEQRHWDAARLRERDARLARAGSLMGVTLVVHEPTGEVAAFNDLQIGSDHTRPTAQYGTLVMPEHRGRRLGAIVKCVGLRNWHEAVPESPCVSTFNAEENRYMLDVNEAVGFRPVSYAAAWEKTLG, encoded by the coding sequence ATGACCTGGACCATCGACCCCCTTCGCGTTCCCGCGGCGCTGGACGACGCCGATGCGCAGGACTTCCGGGAGTTCTGGCGGATCGGCAACGAGGCGTGGCGGCGCGACACGGGCACGGACGTCAACGACGACGACGCGGCCGACGTCCTCGAGCGCTGGCGTGAGGAGACGTATCGCACGCACGCGGGGCTCGTCGCACGCGAAGGCGGGCGCGTCATCGCCGCCGGATCGCTCGAGATCGAGAAGACCGTCGCGCGGACGGCCGAGATCGACGTCAGCGTGGCCGCGGGCCATGAGCGCACCGGCGTCGCCGACGCCCTGCTCGCCGCCGTCGAGGGCCTCGCGCGCGAGCACGGTCGCTCCGTCCTCCAGACGTGGACCGGCCACCGACCGGACGCCGGAGCGGAGCGGCTCGTGCCGCCCACCGGAGCCGGGGCCATCCCCGCGCACGACCCGCCGACCGAGCGCATGGTCCGGGCGGGGTACGCGCTCCGCCAGGTCGAGCGCAACAGCGTGTTCGACCTGCACGGCTCGTACGACGCCGTCGACCGTCTGCTCGAGAGCGCCGTCGCGAAGGCGGGCCCCGACTACCGCGTCGTGTGGTGGTCGGGCCCCGTACCCGACCGGTACGCGGACGGCTACGCGCGTGCGGTCTCCCGGATGAGCACGGACGTCCCCGCGGGCGACATGGTGACGGAGCAGCGGCACTGGGATGCCGCGCGCCTCCGCGAACGCGACGCGCGGCTCGCGAGGGCGGGATCGCTCATGGGCGTGACGCTCGTCGTGCACGAGCCGACGGGCGAGGTCGCCGCGTTCAACGACCTGCAGATCGGGTCGGACCACACGCGCCCCACCGCACAGTACGGCACGCTCGTCATGCCCGAGCACCGCGGGCGCCGCCTCGGCGCGATCGTCAAGTGCGTCGGTCTGCGCAACTGGCACGAGGCGGTGCCGGAGTCGCCGTGCGTCTCCACGTTCAACGCCGAGGAGAACCGCTACATGCTCGACGTCAACGAGGCCGTCGGCTTCCGGCCGGTCAGCTATGCGGCGGCCTGGGAGAAGACGCTGGGCTGA
- the cofD gene encoding 2-phospho-L-lactate transferase, with protein MRYTVIGGGVGCARFVKGLREHVRRTGAEDRIDVIVNTADDWWVSGLRISPDHDSLLYALAGVNDDGRGWGRADETERVSSELAAWGAAPDWFTLGDLDLGTHIARTTWLREGATPSEVFRRLGSRWDLGVTLHPATDAEIDTHVQTADGGSMHFQEWWVRHRAQVAAVSFAQRAIADARPSPGAAETIAAADAILLAPSNPVVSVGPVLAVPGMREALLAADAPIVGVSGIISGAVVRGMADACLAAIGVATSAEAVALHYGARSRGGLLDGWLVDESDASAVEPLDAAGIRARAVPLWLRDPGTSAQLAADTLALAADLRGEVRDGR; from the coding sequence ATGAGATACACCGTGATCGGCGGAGGCGTCGGCTGCGCCCGCTTCGTGAAGGGGCTGCGCGAGCACGTGCGGCGGACGGGCGCGGAGGACCGCATCGACGTCATCGTGAACACCGCGGACGACTGGTGGGTCTCGGGGCTGCGCATCTCCCCCGATCACGACAGCCTGCTCTACGCGCTCGCCGGCGTGAACGACGACGGACGAGGGTGGGGGCGTGCGGACGAGACCGAGCGCGTGTCGTCCGAGCTCGCCGCGTGGGGCGCGGCGCCCGACTGGTTCACGCTGGGCGACCTCGATCTCGGCACGCACATCGCGCGCACCACCTGGCTCAGAGAGGGCGCGACCCCGTCGGAGGTGTTCCGGCGCCTCGGCAGCCGCTGGGACCTCGGCGTCACGCTCCACCCGGCGACCGATGCCGAGATCGACACGCACGTGCAGACCGCGGATGGCGGCAGCATGCACTTCCAGGAGTGGTGGGTGCGCCACCGGGCTCAGGTCGCCGCCGTCAGCTTCGCGCAGCGCGCGATCGCCGATGCCCGCCCGTCGCCGGGCGCCGCGGAGACGATCGCGGCGGCCGATGCCATCCTGCTCGCGCCGTCGAACCCCGTCGTGTCGGTCGGCCCCGTGCTCGCCGTGCCGGGGATGCGCGAGGCGCTCCTCGCCGCCGACGCGCCGATCGTGGGGGTCTCGGGGATCATCTCGGGCGCCGTCGTGCGCGGCATGGCCGACGCATGCCTCGCGGCGATCGGCGTCGCGACCTCGGCGGAGGCCGTGGCGCTGCACTACGGGGCGCGCTCGCGGGGAGGGCTCCTCGACGGATGGCTCGTGGACGAGTCGGATGCCTCGGCGGTCGAGCCGCTCGACGCGGCCGGGATCCGCGCCCGGGCCGTCCCCCTGTGGCTGCGCGACCCCGGCACGTCCGCGCAGCTCGCGGCCGACACGCTCGCGCTCGCCGCGGATCTCCGCGGCGAGGTCAGGGACGGGCGCTGA
- a CDS encoding SatD family protein encodes MPVAVIADIVSSRASTSRDDVQREIETSAVEVDRTYPRAVLPWYPTVGDEFQATFRTIEDALVSTLYLQLALPENVGCRFGLGVGGVVTVASQLADRIQDGPGWWAARAAVEHAHALEDGKLHGARSWLVVDEDASAHERGMAGVVNAYLLARDQSIADMGPRARRAAFDLWRGLPQKEIAASEGISPSAVSQALGKPIVRVLRLGAEEIGRSARARVGTDEIERVISARP; translated from the coding sequence ATGCCTGTCGCAGTGATCGCGGACATCGTGTCCTCCCGCGCCTCGACGTCGCGCGACGACGTCCAGCGTGAGATCGAGACGTCGGCCGTCGAGGTCGATCGCACCTATCCGCGCGCGGTGCTGCCGTGGTACCCGACCGTCGGCGACGAGTTCCAGGCGACGTTCCGCACGATCGAGGACGCGCTCGTCTCGACCCTGTACCTCCAGCTCGCGCTGCCGGAGAACGTCGGATGCCGCTTCGGGCTCGGCGTCGGCGGCGTCGTCACCGTCGCGTCGCAGCTCGCGGACCGCATCCAGGACGGCCCCGGGTGGTGGGCGGCGAGGGCGGCCGTCGAGCATGCGCACGCGCTCGAGGACGGCAAGCTGCACGGCGCGAGATCGTGGCTCGTCGTCGACGAGGACGCCTCGGCGCACGAGCGGGGGATGGCGGGGGTCGTGAACGCCTATCTCCTCGCGCGGGATCAGTCGATCGCCGACATGGGGCCCCGCGCGCGCCGTGCGGCCTTCGACCTCTGGCGCGGCCTGCCGCAGAAGGAGATCGCGGCGAGCGAGGGGATCTCGCCGTCGGCCGTCTCGCAGGCCCTCGGCAAGCCCATCGTGCGCGTACTGCGGCTCGGCGCCGAGGAGATCGGCCGCAGTGCCCGCGCGCGCGTCGGCACCGACGAGATCGAGCGCGTGATCAGCGCCCGTCCCTGA
- the mutM gene encoding bifunctional DNA-formamidopyrimidine glycosylase/DNA-(apurinic or apyrimidinic site) lyase, producing MPELPEVEVVRAGLAPAVAGATVSVVEVLDPRALTRHRGSSDDFEARLTGRTFRAVVRRGKFLWLPLDGGSGEGEAVVGHLGMSGQLLLRGIEAPRERHERVRIVVEHPRHGELAVVFADQRTFGSLAVDALVATADGAAGGWGDDTALVASQAAHIARDPLDAAFVDAAFGQTLARKAVAVKRVLLDQTVVSGIGNIYADEALWAARIHPETPASALSRRGAMRLLAEVRTVLRKALAEGGTSFDAQYVNVNGQAGYFAHSLNAYGRHGSPCPRCGRPIVRLAFTNRSSHLCPACQRRKAIRLPAVIVK from the coding sequence ATGCCTGAGCTCCCCGAGGTCGAGGTCGTCCGCGCGGGACTCGCTCCGGCGGTGGCGGGGGCGACGGTCTCGGTGGTGGAGGTCCTCGATCCGCGTGCGCTCACGCGCCATCGCGGCTCCTCCGACGACTTCGAGGCGCGTCTGACCGGTCGCACGTTCCGCGCCGTCGTCCGCAGGGGCAAGTTCCTCTGGCTGCCGCTGGACGGCGGGTCGGGCGAGGGGGAGGCGGTGGTCGGTCATCTCGGGATGAGCGGACAGCTGCTGCTGCGCGGGATCGAGGCGCCGCGAGAGCGCCATGAACGCGTGCGGATCGTCGTCGAGCATCCGCGCCACGGCGAGCTCGCCGTCGTGTTCGCCGACCAGCGCACGTTCGGATCGCTCGCCGTGGACGCCCTCGTGGCCACGGCGGATGGAGCGGCGGGCGGATGGGGCGACGACACGGCGCTGGTCGCCTCGCAGGCGGCGCACATCGCGCGAGATCCCCTCGACGCGGCGTTCGTCGACGCGGCCTTCGGGCAGACGCTCGCCCGCAAGGCGGTGGCCGTGAAGCGCGTGCTGCTCGATCAGACCGTCGTGAGCGGGATCGGCAACATCTACGCCGACGAGGCGCTCTGGGCGGCGAGGATCCATCCGGAGACCCCCGCATCGGCGCTGTCGCGGCGCGGCGCGATGCGCCTGCTGGCAGAGGTGCGGACGGTGCTGCGGAAGGCGCTCGCGGAGGGCGGCACGAGCTTCGATGCGCAGTACGTCAACGTCAACGGCCAGGCGGGCTACTTCGCCCACAGCCTCAACGCCTATGGGCGCCACGGCAGCCCGTGCCCTCGGTGCGGCCGGCCGATCGTGCGTCTGGCGTTCACGAACCGGAGCAGCCATCTCTGCCCCGCGTGCCAGCGTCGAAAAGCGATCCGCTTACCTGCCGTCATAGTTAAGTGA
- the rnc gene encoding ribonuclease III — MAHTRPLTEKLGVEIDAELLGLAMTHRSYAYEHGGLPHNERLEFLGDSVLGLAVTTMLYSRYPDLDEGALAKRRASVVSTIALAEVARAIGLGEHLLLGRGEERTGGRDKDSILADATEAVFGAAYLSVGAEQASALVLRLIEPLLADPERYDGVTVDPKTSLQELAARLGEGAPVYSVASRGPDHDRRFTATVQVGDHSSTGEGTSKKQAEMAAALTAWRALSALQADA, encoded by the coding sequence GTGGCGCACACGCGGCCACTCACCGAGAAGCTCGGCGTCGAGATCGACGCCGAGCTTCTCGGTTTGGCCATGACTCATCGGTCGTACGCGTACGAGCACGGCGGCCTTCCTCACAACGAGCGGCTCGAGTTCCTCGGGGACTCCGTCCTCGGCCTGGCCGTGACGACGATGCTCTACTCGCGGTATCCCGACCTCGACGAGGGCGCGCTCGCGAAGCGGCGTGCGAGCGTCGTCTCCACGATCGCGCTCGCGGAGGTCGCCCGCGCCATCGGCCTGGGGGAGCACCTGCTGCTCGGAAGAGGCGAGGAGCGCACGGGCGGACGCGACAAGGACTCGATCCTCGCCGACGCGACGGAGGCGGTGTTCGGCGCGGCCTATCTGTCGGTCGGCGCGGAGCAGGCCTCGGCCCTCGTGCTGCGTCTCATCGAGCCGCTGCTCGCGGACCCCGAGCGCTACGACGGCGTCACGGTGGACCCGAAGACGAGTCTGCAGGAGCTCGCCGCGCGTCTCGGCGAGGGGGCGCCCGTCTACTCGGTCGCCTCGCGCGGCCCGGACCACGACCGGCGGTTCACGGCGACCGTCCAGGTGGGCGACCATTCGTCGACGGGCGAGGGGACGAGCAAGAAGCAGGCAGAGATGGCGGCGGCCCTCACCGCGTGGCGGGCGCTGAGCGCGCTGCAGGCGGATGCCTGA
- the rpmF gene encoding 50S ribosomal protein L32 — protein MAGNPPKRKVSRSNTRSRRAQWKAEAPTLVKTVENGKVVYSRPHQAKVVTDSQGTELFLEYKGRKVADV, from the coding sequence ATGGCAGGCAACCCCCCGAAGCGGAAGGTCTCCCGCTCCAACACCCGCTCGCGTCGCGCGCAGTGGAAGGCCGAGGCTCCCACGCTCGTCAAGACGGTGGAGAACGGCAAGGTCGTCTACAGCCGGCCTCACCAGGCGAAGGTCGTCACCGACTCGCAGGGCACCGAGCTGTTCCTCGAGTACAAGGGCCGCAAGGTCGCCGACGTCTGA
- a CDS encoding YceD family protein, which translates to MREHTLTIPAPDRWGEGIVSVPQGKELDLDVRLESVHEGILVSGDLDTEYEGVCGRCLRDIAQPVEVEFQELFEYPGEETADFEVQDDHVDLETLVRDAVVLSLPFQPVCQPDCPGLDPATGERLTESAGTPQQVPVDPRWAALRGLTDQNGLAAGAAPDTEES; encoded by the coding sequence ATGCGCGAGCACACGCTGACCATCCCCGCTCCCGACCGTTGGGGCGAGGGCATCGTCTCCGTCCCGCAGGGCAAGGAGCTCGATCTCGACGTGCGACTCGAGTCCGTCCACGAGGGCATCCTCGTGTCCGGCGACCTGGACACCGAGTACGAGGGCGTGTGCGGACGCTGCCTGCGCGACATCGCCCAGCCCGTCGAAGTCGAGTTCCAGGAGCTTTTCGAGTATCCTGGTGAGGAAACTGCTGACTTCGAGGTTCAAGACGACCACGTGGATCTTGAAACTCTGGTCAGGGATGCGGTCGTCTTGTCGCTTCCGTTTCAGCCGGTGTGTCAGCCGGATTGCCCCGGCCTCGATCCGGCCACGGGCGAGCGACTGACGGAAAGCGCCGGAACCCCGCAGCAGGTGCCCGTCGATCCTCGGTGGGCCGCGCTCAGAGGACTCACCGACCAGAATGGATTGGCGGCAGGCGCCGCCCCCGATACAGAAGAGAGCTAG
- the coaD gene encoding pantetheine-phosphate adenylyltransferase, translated as MSNRIAVVPGSFDPPTLGHLDVIRRAASLYDELHVLVVHNPDKEGMLPIALRLQLLEQSVAESGIEGRVIVGSWSVGLLVDYAQEVGAGVLVKGIRSQGDVSYETPMAVVNNHLAGVETVFLLADPAHSVVSSSLVRQVAALGGDVSPYVPSAVARYLRSATAKDF; from the coding sequence ATGAGCAACCGGATCGCCGTCGTCCCGGGTTCCTTCGACCCGCCCACCCTCGGCCATCTCGACGTCATCAGGAGGGCCGCGTCGCTCTACGACGAGCTGCACGTGCTCGTGGTGCACAATCCCGATAAGGAGGGGATGCTGCCGATCGCCCTGCGCCTGCAGCTCCTCGAGCAGTCCGTCGCCGAGTCGGGCATCGAGGGCAGGGTGATCGTCGGATCGTGGAGCGTCGGGCTCCTCGTCGACTATGCGCAGGAGGTCGGCGCCGGCGTGCTCGTCAAGGGCATCCGCTCGCAGGGCGACGTGTCCTACGAGACGCCCATGGCCGTCGTGAACAACCATCTCGCCGGCGTCGAGACCGTGTTCCTGCTGGCCGACCCCGCGCACTCCGTGGTGTCGAGCTCGCTCGTGCGCCAGGTCGCGGCGCTGGGCGGCGACGTGTCGCCCTATGTCCCGTCGGCCGTGGCACGCTACCTGCGCAGCGCGACCGCGAAGGACTTCTGA